The Syntrophus gentianae genome contains the following window.
AAGCAGTGAACAACTTCGATGATGTGGTGTCGAACATTGAACTATGTGTCGCAGCGGAAGCAACAACGGGGACTATTATGCAGCACTGGCAATCTCGCGGGGACGCCGAAAGTTGCGCTGCATGTGATTTTCGATATTTCTGCACAGATCCTTACCCACATCTTGGGAATCATGTAGTTACAGCTCCCCATGCGCCTTAAGATATTGGCTCTTGAGATCTGATGTGCATTTTTGTCAGAGGAATATGAGACTGAAACATTTTGTAAAAAAGACTTTGATATGTAGTTGTACGGGATAAAGTAGTTATGAAAAGGTATTTTAAAAGGTGAAATAAAGGAAATAAATTTGCTGATTCTGGCTTCACAATTATAAATATGAATTAGGCCTGAACCAGAAAGATTGATTTCAATTTTCAGTTTAAAATCATTTCTTATATCAGATCTGAGCATTATATATTAAGTCTGATATACAAATAATGTCTTTCAAAATATTTACTTCACAAAATATTTATAATTAAAAAAATAATTTATTTGGGAAGAATATTTTAAGCATAAAGAATTCCCATATAGCCCTCCAGAATCCCATCAAACACTTTTGCCTTTTATAGTTTTTATATTCACTCCTGAATATTTTGTGACTGGAGCGTACTGGAGTATATCTGCGTGTCTTTAACCCTCGCCTTTTTTCTGTGATGATCCTGCCAGAAAGCAAATCATTTTAGAGCGCTCCCGCCAGATCTTCCATTATCCACTGGCCGGAAGCACTGCAACCAGGACGCCCATGGCCTACAGCGACACAAACCTATCCAATATCGAATCCGCCATCATTGCCCTGGCCACCGGCGCCCGCAAGGTCCGTGTGACCATGGGCGACAAGAGCATCGAGTACAGCGATGCCGACCTGGACAAGCTTAGGTCGCTCCGAAGCGACATGATGGCTGAACAGACCAACAAAGCCAATTCAAGATACTTCCTCATTACCACGGGAAAGGGCCTGTAAATGGAGCCTTGCCTTCGCATCCTGGACAGCCGGGGAAACAGGATCCCCCTTTCCGCCGCTGTGGATCCGCCTTTCGAAGGAGCAGCCACGGGCCGCAGGATGAACACCTGGGGAACCTCCACGGTCGGCCCCAACACCAGCCTCTATTCCTCCCTGAACAGGCTCCGGTCCCGTTCGAGGGAACTTATCCGCAACAACCCCCTGGTTCAGGGAGGCGTGGACAGCTATGTCGCCAACGCCATCAGCGCCGGCATCTTCCCCCGCTGGCAGATTGAAGATTCGGTTATCAAAAAAGACATCCAGGACCTCTGGGAGGAGTTCGTCCCCAAATCCGACTACTACGGCGTCTGCAGTTTCTATGGACTCCAGTCCCTCGTCTTCAATGGCCTGATCGACGCCGGGGAGATCCTCTCCCGCAAGGTGCCCCGCAGCATGACTGAAGGACTCCCGGTACCCCTGCAGATCCAGCTCATCGAGGCGGACCACCTCGATGAAACGTACAGTACCCTCGCTCCGAACGGAAACGAGATCCGCATGGGCATCGAACTGGATTCCGGAAACTGCAGAGCCGCCTACTGGCTCTGGTCAGAGCACCCCGGAGAGTCCTTTTTAACGAGCCGCAATATCAACCGGAGGATTTCCATCCCGGCCCGGGAGATCGACCATGTCTACCGCCCGGTAAGAGCCGGCCAGATGCGGGGCCGTCCGTGGCTGGCAAGCATCATCGTGAAGCTCCATGAGTACGATATCTACGATGATGCGGAACTGGTGCGCAAGAAGGGGGCGGCAATGTTCGGGGGATTCATCGAGGAGGACGGCGTCCAGATCGACCCGGCCAACTACTTCGGGAAGAAAAAAGAACCGGACAGCGACAACCGGAAGATCCTGGCCTTGGAGCCGGGGACCTTCCCCATCCTCCCCCAGGGGAAGAAGGTCCACTTCTCAGAGCCCGCCGACGTGGGGGCCAGCTACGAGATGTGGACCCGGCAGCAACTCCGCCAGATCGCCACGGGCATGGGGATCACCTATGAGCAACTCACGGGCGATCTCACCGGAGTCAACTACTCCTCCATCCGGGCGGGGCTCCTGGAGTTCCGCCGGAGGGTCCAACAGCTCCAGTTGGAGATCCTGATCTTCCAGTTCTGCCAGCCCATTGCGGAAGCTTTCCTGGATGCCGCCGTCCTGTCCGGCGTTTTGAGAATCCGGGACTACTACCGCAACAGGCGGAAGTACCTAAAGATCCAGTGGCGGCCCGACGGCTGGCCCTGGGTGGATCCGGTCAAGGACCAACTCGCCGAGCAGATGGCGGTGCGAAACGGTTTCAAGAGCCGAGCCCAGGTCGTGGCGGAACGCGGTGGGGACATCGAGACGGTGGACCGGGAGATCGCCGAGGACAACGCCCGGGCTGACAGGTTCGGTCTCGTCTATGACAGCGATCCCCGTAACATGACCAAGTCCGGCGTGATGCAGAAGATCGAAGAAGCCGTCCTAACCGGTTCGGAGTGAACCTTATGAATCGAGCAGCCTGTTTCGTCCATAGCCTCTTCAACAAGCCCCTGCTGATCGCCCCCGCCTTCGAGGGCACCCTGATCCGTTCGGCGGAACTCCTTCTGAAGGGAGGGACCTTTCCTCTGGCCGGTCTTCGCCTTGAATCCTCAAAACAGGGGACAGGCAGTCAGAACGAGGGCGGCGTGGCCGTCATCCCCGTCCATAACTACCTGTCGTACCGATACGACGAGGCCATGGATTATTTCTACGGCAACACCTCCTACGAAGAGATCCGGGCGGGATTCCAGGAGGCCCTGGCCGATCCGGGCGTCAAGGCGATCGTTTTCGACATCGACAGCCCTGGAGGAGAAGTGAACGGCCTCTTCGACCTGGTGGACGAGATCCATTCAGCAAGAGGGACAAAGCCGATCTACGCGGTCTTCAACGAGTCGGGTTTTTCCGCGGCCTTCGCCATCGCCTCGGCTGCGGACAGGCGTTACATCTCCCGCACCGGATCCGCCGGCTCAGTGGGAGTGGTGGTCATGCACCTGGATCAGAGCGGCTGGGACGAGAAGATGGGCCTGGTCTACACCCCGATCTACGCCGGAGCCCGCAAGGTGGATTTCTCTCCTCATGCCGCCCTGTCCCCGGAGGCCATGGACGTCGCCCTGGATAGCGTCAACACCGTCTATGACCTCTTCGTATCCACCATATCCCGCAACCTCAGCCTTAGCATTGCGGATGTAAGAGCGACTGAGGCGGGCATTTACCAGGGAAAGAAGGCCGTGGAGATCGGCTTCGCCAATTCCGTCCTCTCCTGGAATCAGTTCATGACCAGAATTTCAAACCGTAAATATGGAGGCAATATGAAAGCAGAACTGGAACAGCTCTTCAACGACATGCGCGACCGCCTGACGGCCCTGGTCGGCGGCAGCCAGACTGAGGCCGTATCGAAGGCCGACGCGGATAAGCTGGTTGCTGCAGCGGAGGAAGCGGCAAAGAAAGAAGGCTTCGCCGCCGGCAAGGCAGAAGGGTTTGAAGCCGGAAGACAGGAAACCCAAAGCCGGGCCATGGATATCATCGAGGCTTGCACCCTGGCCGGCCAGGAGAAGGAAGCCCTCGGGTACGTTCGGGACACCAAGCTCAGTGTCGATGATGTCCGGGGAAAGATTGTCGAGGCCAGGGCCGCCGCCGCGGAGAGAACCAGAATCTCCAGCACCGTAAGTGCCACATCGACAGGTGAGGTCAATCCCCTCCTGGTAAACGCCCGGCAACGGGCCGAGACGGCGAACGCCGCAGCCGGAAAACGATAGTACCCGGACACTAAAATAGAAAGGAGATTCTTCATTATGGGCAGTCAGACACAGGGCAACACCCTTCAAGACATCCTCAAGTGGGAACAGGAAAATCACTTCTCCCGGGAGGTCGTCACCGTCCTCTCCGGACAGAACCTCTCCCTGGGGACCGTCATCGGCAAAATCACCAAAAGCATCCCGATATCGGGAACGCCCGATTCTGGCAATGACGGTGCGGGTACGGTCACCTCGGTCACCGGAGGATCCAAAACCAAAATTGGGACCTACACCCTGACCTGCAGAAGCTACACCCCAACTCCTCTGGCCGCCGTGATCGAGGTAAAGGACCCCAATGGCAACGCCCTGCCCGACGCTGGGATCGGGGCCTATACCAACAGCCAGATCAACTTCACCGTGGCTGACGGCAGCCCTGTCATCGCCGCAGGAGACATCTGGACGATCGCTGTGGCGGAAGGATCCGGAAGCGTCAGGGTATTGAATCCAGCCGGCGTGGACGGGTCCCAGGAGGCTCACGGATTTCTCATTGCCGATTATGACGCCACCGATGGAGCCCTCTCCGGGGTGGCCATCGTCCGGGACGCCGTCATCGTCGCCGACGACTTGGTCTGGCCCACGGGGGTCACCAATGACCAGAAGGCGGCCGCCCTGGATCAACTGGCCGCCAGAGGCATCGTCAGTCGCCAGGAAGCATAAACACCGAACAACTCCCAAGGAGGTAATCCAACCATGATACTCAACCCCTTCGATACCGACGCCTTCAGCATGGTGTCGCTGACCAACGCCATCAATATCCTGCCCAACAACTACGGCAGGGTAAGAGAACTCGGCCTCTTCCCCGGAAAGGGCGTAAGGACCCGGACCGTGATCGTCGAGGAGCAGAACGGGATACTCAATATGCTGCCCACTCTCCCCCCGGGAGCTCCCGGGACCCAGAACAAGATGGGGAAACGCACCGTCCGGTCCTTCACCATCCCCCACATCCCCGTGGACGATGTCATTCTTCCCCAGGAATACGAAGGCATCCGGGCTTTCGGGACGGAGTCGGAAGTCGCCGCGCTGGCCCAGGTGATGAACGACCACCTGCAGACGGCGAAGAACAAGTTTGCCATCACCCTGGAGCATCTCCGCATGGGGGCGCTCAAGGGGATCATCCTCGATGCCGACGGGAGCACGATCTACAACCTCTATACCGAATTCGGGATCACCCAGAAGACGGTCAGCTTCGCCCTGTCGAGCTCTTCGACGAACGTCGCCTCCAAGTGCCGGGAAGTCACCCGCCATCTGGAGGACAACCTCAAGGGCGAGGTCATGACGGAGGTCCGCTGCCTGGTGGATGAAGGATTCTTCGATGCCATGATCGCCCACGACAGCGTCAAAGAGGTCTTCCTGAACCACTCTGCGGCCGTTCAGTACCTCGGTGGGGATCCCCGCAAAGAGTTCAAGTTCGGCGGCATCACCTTCGAGGAGTACCGCGGCGTCGCCACGG
Protein-coding sequences here:
- a CDS encoding head decoration protein; protein product: MGSQTQGNTLQDILKWEQENHFSREVVTVLSGQNLSLGTVIGKITKSIPISGTPDSGNDGAGTVTSVTGGSKTKIGTYTLTCRSYTPTPLAAVIEVKDPNGNALPDAGIGAYTNSQINFTVADGSPVIAAGDIWTIAVAEGSGSVRVLNPAGVDGSQEAHGFLIADYDATDGALSGVAIVRDAVIVADDLVWPTGVTNDQKAAALDQLAARGIVSRQEA
- a CDS encoding phage portal protein, with the protein product MEPCLRILDSRGNRIPLSAAVDPPFEGAATGRRMNTWGTSTVGPNTSLYSSLNRLRSRSRELIRNNPLVQGGVDSYVANAISAGIFPRWQIEDSVIKKDIQDLWEEFVPKSDYYGVCSFYGLQSLVFNGLIDAGEILSRKVPRSMTEGLPVPLQIQLIEADHLDETYSTLAPNGNEIRMGIELDSGNCRAAYWLWSEHPGESFLTSRNINRRISIPAREIDHVYRPVRAGQMRGRPWLASIIVKLHEYDIYDDAELVRKKGAAMFGGFIEEDGVQIDPANYFGKKKEPDSDNRKILALEPGTFPILPQGKKVHFSEPADVGASYEMWTRQQLRQIATGMGITYEQLTGDLTGVNYSSIRAGLLEFRRRVQQLQLEILIFQFCQPIAEAFLDAAVLSGVLRIRDYYRNRRKYLKIQWRPDGWPWVDPVKDQLAEQMAVRNGFKSRAQVVAERGGDIETVDREIAEDNARADRFGLVYDSDPRNMTKSGVMQKIEEAVLTGSE
- a CDS encoding gpW family head-tail joining protein, which encodes MAYSDTNLSNIESAIIALATGARKVRVTMGDKSIEYSDADLDKLRSLRSDMMAEQTNKANSRYFLITTGKGL
- a CDS encoding S49 family peptidase; the protein is MNRAACFVHSLFNKPLLIAPAFEGTLIRSAELLLKGGTFPLAGLRLESSKQGTGSQNEGGVAVIPVHNYLSYRYDEAMDYFYGNTSYEEIRAGFQEALADPGVKAIVFDIDSPGGEVNGLFDLVDEIHSARGTKPIYAVFNESGFSAAFAIASAADRRYISRTGSAGSVGVVVMHLDQSGWDEKMGLVYTPIYAGARKVDFSPHAALSPEAMDVALDSVNTVYDLFVSTISRNLSLSIADVRATEAGIYQGKKAVEIGFANSVLSWNQFMTRISNRKYGGNMKAELEQLFNDMRDRLTALVGGSQTEAVSKADADKLVAAAEEAAKKEGFAAGKAEGFEAGRQETQSRAMDIIEACTLAGQEKEALGYVRDTKLSVDDVRGKIVEARAAAAERTRISSTVSATSTGEVNPLLVNARQRAETANAAAGKR
- a CDS encoding major capsid protein, with translation MLNPFDTDAFSMVSLTNAINILPNNYGRVRELGLFPGKGVRTRTVIVEEQNGILNMLPTLPPGAPGTQNKMGKRTVRSFTIPHIPVDDVILPQEYEGIRAFGTESEVAALAQVMNDHLQTAKNKFAITLEHLRMGALKGIILDADGSTIYNLYTEFGITQKTVSFALSSSSTNVASKCREVTRHLEDNLKGEVMTEVRCLVDEGFFDAMIAHDSVKEVFLNHSAAVQYLGGDPRKEFKFGGITFEEYRGVATDLEGNSRQFIADNEGHAFPMGTMNTFQTLFAPADFNETVNTLGLELYAKQEERKFGRGVDLHAQSNPLPICYRPGVLVKVTKG